A region of Acipenser ruthenus chromosome 51, fAciRut3.2 maternal haplotype, whole genome shotgun sequence DNA encodes the following proteins:
- the LOC131722801 gene encoding homeobox protein SIX6-like → MFPLPGLPIFTPDQVARVCENLEETGDIERLGRFLWSLPTPVPGSASDALNRHESVMRARALVAFHSGNFEALYQILQNHRFTRDSHGKLQALWLDAHYREAERLRGRPLGPVEKYRIRKKFPLPHTIWDGEQKTHCFKERTRSMLREWYLQDPYPNPSRKRHLAQATGLTPTQVGNWFKNRRQRDRAASAKNRLQQDSSLLSSGSQDCHPHLQQGSPPQPGSPETSDCSTGTEQRGTSTPNISVCSDSDFDP, encoded by the exons ATGTTCCCCCTCCCTGGTTTACCCATCTTCACCCCTGACCAGGTGGCTCGGGTCTGTGAGAATCTCGAGGAGACAGGAGATATTGAGCGCTTGGGGCGGTTCCTCTGGTCTCTGCCCACGCCCGTGCCAGGCTCTGCCAGCGATGCCCTGAACCGCCACGAGTCAGTCATGCGTGCTCGGGCGCTGGTGGCTTTTCATAGTGGCAATTTTGAAGCTCTGTACCAGATTCTGCAGAACCACCGCTTCACCCGAGATTCCCACGGCAAGCTGCAGGCCCTGTGGCTGGACGCCCACTACCGAGAGGCTGAGAGACTCAGAGGGCGCCCCCTAGGGCCCGTAGAGAAGTACCGCATCCGCAAGAAGTTCCCTCTGCCCCACACCATCTGGGACGGAGAACAGAAGACTCACTGCTTCAAG gAGCGAACTCGGAGTATGCTGAGGGAATGGTACCTGCAGGACCCCTACCCCAACCCCTCCCGAAAACGACACCTCGCCCAGGCCACCGGCCTCACCCCCACACAGGTGGGCAACTGGTTCAAGAACCGACGGCAACGAGATCGCGCAGCTTCAGCTAAAAACAG GTTGCAGCAGGACTCCAGCCTCCTGTCCTCTGGTTCCCAGGACTGTCACCCCCACCTCCAGCAGGGGTCCCCCCCTCAGCCAGGGAGCCCCGAGACCAGCGACTGCAGCACCGGCACAGAGCAGCGTGGGACCTCCACCCCCAACATCTCTGTGTGCAGCGACAGCGACTTCGACCCCTGA